A window of the Blattabacterium cuenoti genome harbors these coding sequences:
- the serS gene encoding serine--tRNA ligase, with amino-acid sequence MFQISFIRKNKEIILSGLRKRNFSELHLIDEILLLDDKKRKNQNIINKLLEKENIISKKISKILFKDKNLYHIELLKKKSTLLKNKRKDVNVKLKKIIFILRKKLSNIPNIPDKSLNITSKNIDIIIQKGKTKNVIKEPLPHWELSKKFNLFDLKLGSNICGSGFPVYIDKCAKLQRSLIQYFLDQNVKASYKEYNLPYIINEKSGYYTGQIPDKENQMYFMEKDNLYLIPTGEIPLMNCYRNKIFKDFDLPIKATTYTSCFRRESGSYGSKVRGLNRIHQFDKVEIIQITLPIYSSKNLNDMIIHIKNILISLELPFRIIRLKASDLGYSSSITYDFEVYSIAQKKWLEVSSVSNCTDFQSNRLNIKYKKSNNKEIGYCHTLNGSSLALPRILISILENYQTKDKINIPKVLIPYTGFKSIK; translated from the coding sequence ATGTTTCAAATTTCTTTTATAAGAAAAAACAAAGAAATAATATTATCAGGATTAAGAAAACGTAATTTTAGTGAATTACATCTAATTGATGAAATATTATTGTTAGATGATAAAAAGAGAAAAAATCAAAATATTATAAATAAACTTTTAGAAAAAGAAAATATTATTTCTAAAAAAATATCTAAAATTTTATTTAAAGATAAAAATTTATATCATATAGAATTATTGAAAAAAAAATCTACTTTATTAAAAAATAAAAGAAAAGATGTTAATGTTAAATTAAAAAAAATAATTTTTATATTAAGAAAAAAATTAAGTAATATTCCAAATATACCAGATAAAAGTTTAAATATAACATCTAAAAATATTGATATTATTATCCAAAAAGGAAAAACAAAAAATGTAATAAAGGAACCATTACCTCATTGGGAATTATCAAAAAAATTTAATTTATTTGATTTAAAATTAGGATCAAATATATGTGGATCAGGATTTCCTGTATATATAGATAAATGTGCAAAATTACAAAGAAGTTTAATACAATATTTTTTAGATCAAAATGTAAAAGCTTCATATAAAGAATATAATCTTCCTTATATTATAAATGAAAAATCTGGATATTATACCGGACAAATTCCTGATAAAGAAAATCAAATGTATTTTATGGAAAAAGATAATTTATATCTTATTCCTACTGGTGAAATTCCTCTTATGAATTGTTACAGAAATAAAATATTCAAGGATTTTGATCTTCCTATAAAGGCAACTACATACACATCATGTTTTAGAAGAGAATCTGGATCTTATGGGTCTAAAGTAAGAGGATTAAATAGAATACATCAATTTGATAAAGTTGAAATAATTCAAATTACACTACCAATATATTCTTCTAAAAATTTAAATGATATGATTATACATATAAAAAATATTCTAATTTCATTAGAATTACCTTTTCGTATTATACGGTTAAAAGCATCAGATCTTGGGTATTCATCTTCAATAACATATGATTTTGAAGTATATTCTATAGCTCAAAAAAAATGGTTAGAAGTAAGTTCTGTTTCAAATTGCACTGATTTTCAGTCTAATAGATTAAATATTAAGTATAAAAAAAGTAATAATAAAGAAATAGGATATTGTCATACACTTAATGGTAGTTCTTTAGCCTTACCCAGAATTTTGATATCTATATTAGAAAATTATCAAACTAAAGATAAAATTAACATTCCTAAAGTTTTAATTCCTTATACAGGATTTAAAAGTATTAAATAA
- the rsmA gene encoding 16S rRNA (adenine(1518)-N(6)/adenine(1519)-N(6))-dimethyltransferase RsmA encodes MKLVYKNKPKRKFGQYFLKDKNIAKKIVNNLSFKNYSTVVEVGPGLGILTKYLIEIMNKKKLINNLILIEIDKDLISFLRKFIIISNNKIIHKDFLKWNPKKMLLHNFAIIGNFPYNISSRIMFHIIKYSEHIPECVGMIQKEVAERIISNKGKKNGILSILIQMFFDVKYLFTVKNTVFYPTSKVDSAVIYLKRKKNKITDIKKNFLFQCVKKAFSQRRKKIKNSLYLFDNNKSSIYKIPFLNKRAEELSVKDFIQLAKSIEKIKNND; translated from the coding sequence ATGAAACTAGTTTACAAAAATAAACCAAAAAGAAAATTTGGGCAATATTTTTTAAAAGATAAAAATATAGCTAAAAAAATTGTAAATAATCTTTCTTTTAAAAATTATTCCACTGTAGTAGAAGTTGGACCAGGGTTAGGAATTTTAACTAAATATTTAATAGAAATAATGAATAAAAAAAAATTAATTAATAATCTAATTCTTATAGAAATAGATAAAGATTTAATCTCTTTTTTAAGAAAATTTATTATTATTTCTAATAATAAAATTATACACAAAGATTTTCTAAAATGGAATCCAAAAAAAATGTTATTACATAATTTTGCAATAATTGGTAATTTTCCATATAATATTTCATCAAGAATAATGTTTCATATTATAAAATATAGTGAACATATACCAGAATGTGTTGGAATGATTCAAAAAGAAGTTGCTGAACGTATTATTTCAAATAAAGGAAAAAAAAATGGAATACTATCTATTTTAATACAAATGTTTTTTGATGTAAAATATTTATTTACAGTAAAAAATACTGTTTTTTATCCTACATCAAAAGTGGATTCAGCTGTAATTTACTTAAAAAGAAAAAAAAATAAAATAACAGATATAAAAAAAAATTTTTTATTTCAATGTGTTAAAAAAGCTTTTAGTCAAAGAAGAAAAAAAATAAAAAATTCTCTATACTTATTTGATAATAATAAATCAAGTATTTATAAAATACCATTTTTAAATAAAAGAGCAGAAGAATTATCTGTTAAAGATTTTATTCAACTAGCAAAATCAATAGAAAAAATTAAAAATAATGACTAA
- a CDS encoding bifunctional 5,10-methylenetetrahydrofolate dehydrogenase/5,10-methenyltetrahydrofolate cyclohydrolase — MTKILNGNQLANEIKKEIVEDIKEKILKKNKRFPHLGIILTGNNYSSIKYVNNKIKECKNIGFKYTLIHLPKDSSEKEILNEINNMNKNPMIDGFIIQLPLEKHVNKNKIISSIDPKKDVDGFHPENIGKMILEMDSFFPATALGIITMLEKYNIQIKGKHSVVIGRSIIVGKPISILLSRNNLIGNSTVTIAHSKTPNIIYHTKKADIIVVAVGIPKFVTGEMIKNGSIIIDVGINNINETVIVGDVDFKSVYGKAAFVTPVPGGVGPMTRIMLLKNTLKAALNNR; from the coding sequence ATGACTAAAATATTAAATGGAAATCAATTAGCAAATGAAATAAAAAAAGAAATTGTTGAAGATATTAAAGAAAAAATATTAAAAAAAAATAAACGTTTTCCTCATTTAGGTATTATTTTAACAGGAAATAATTATTCTAGTATTAAATATGTAAATAATAAAATAAAAGAATGTAAAAATATTGGATTTAAATATACATTGATACATCTTCCTAAAGATAGTTCAGAAAAAGAAATATTAAATGAAATTAATAATATGAATAAAAATCCAATGATAGATGGATTTATTATACAATTACCATTAGAAAAACATGTAAATAAAAATAAAATAATATCATCTATTGACCCTAAAAAAGATGTTGATGGATTTCATCCAGAAAATATAGGAAAAATGATTTTAGAAATGGATAGTTTTTTTCCTGCTACAGCTTTGGGAATAATAACTATGTTGGAAAAATATAATATCCAAATAAAAGGAAAACATTCAGTTGTAATTGGAAGAAGTATAATAGTAGGAAAACCTATAAGTATTTTATTGAGTAGAAATAATTTAATTGGAAATAGTACTGTAACTATTGCTCATAGCAAAACTCCTAATATAATATATCATACAAAAAAAGCTGATATTATTGTAGTTGCAGTTGGTATTCCAAAATTTGTTACAGGAGAAATGATAAAAAATGGATCAATTATTATTGATGTAGGAATTAATAATATTAACGAAACAGTAATAGTTGGAGATGTAGATTTTAAAAGTGTTTATGGAAAAGCAGCTTTTGTTACTCCTGTTCCAGGAGGAGTTGGTCCTATGACTAGAATTATGTTATTAAAAAATACATTAAAAGCTGCATTAAATAATAGATGA
- the hisIE gene encoding bifunctional phosphoribosyl-AMP cyclohydrolase/phosphoribosyl-ATP diphosphatase HisIE gives MHKKFICNNNKICFNNGLIPTIIQDIKTNVVLMLGFMNKEAYKKSIFEKKVTFYSRSKNRLWTKGETSGNYLFIKKILIDCDGDSLLIKVEPNGPVCHKNTDTCWKESNTNNFLLFLEKLISKRFKHGGNESYIYKLSKQGINRISQKLGEESIELIIESKDNNNEFFLNESADLLFHYLILLHYKKFCIQDIINILENRYKNS, from the coding sequence ATGCATAAAAAATTTATATGTAATAATAATAAAATTTGTTTTAATAATGGATTAATTCCTACTATAATTCAAGATATAAAAACAAATGTAGTATTAATGTTAGGATTTATGAATAAAGAAGCTTATAAAAAAAGTATTTTTGAAAAAAAAGTCACTTTTTATAGTAGATCAAAAAATAGATTATGGACAAAAGGAGAAACAAGTGGTAATTATCTTTTCATAAAAAAAATATTAATTGATTGTGATGGAGATTCATTGTTAATAAAAGTAGAACCTAATGGACCAGTATGTCATAAAAATACAGATACATGCTGGAAAGAATCAAATACAAATAATTTCCTTTTATTTTTAGAAAAATTAATATCAAAACGTTTTAAACATGGTGGAAATGAGTCTTATATATATAAATTATCAAAACAAGGAATAAATAGAATATCTCAAAAATTAGGAGAAGAATCTATAGAACTTATTATAGAATCTAAAGATAATAATAATGAATTTTTTTTGAATGAATCTGCAGATCTTTTATTTCATTATTTAATTTTATTACATTATAAAAAATTTTGTATACAAGATATTATTAATATATTGGAAAATAGATATAAAAATTCTTAA
- the hisF gene encoding imidazole glycerol phosphate synthase subunit HisF, with product MLTKRIIPCLDIKNGRTVKGRKFQFLKDAGNPIELVCWYTKQGADEIVFLDITATNEKRKILVNLVKKISYYINIPFTVGGGISKEDDVEILLQSGADKISVNTAAFKNPKLLKILSKRFGSQCIVLAIDTKYENDIWWVYLNGGRIPTKVKALDWAKMGESLGAGEILLTSMNHDGTKNGFAFDITKKISEKVSIPVIASGGAGCLKDFYNIFKNGKADAALAASIFHYKEIEIPILKKYLNNHNIPVRI from the coding sequence ATGTTAACTAAAAGAATCATACCTTGTTTAGATATAAAAAATGGAAGAACAGTAAAAGGAAGAAAATTTCAATTTTTAAAAGATGCTGGAAATCCAATAGAATTAGTTTGTTGGTATACAAAACAAGGTGCAGATGAAATAGTATTTTTAGATATTACAGCAACAAACGAAAAAAGAAAAATATTGGTTAATTTAGTTAAAAAAATTTCTTATTATATTAATATACCTTTTACTGTTGGAGGAGGAATTAGTAAAGAAGATGATGTAGAAATTTTATTACAATCTGGAGCAGATAAAATATCTGTAAATACTGCAGCTTTTAAAAATCCAAAACTATTAAAAATCCTTTCTAAAAGATTTGGTAGTCAATGTATAGTTTTAGCTATTGATACTAAATACGAAAATGATATATGGTGGGTATATTTAAATGGAGGAAGAATTCCAACTAAAGTTAAAGCTTTAGATTGGGCAAAAATGGGTGAGAGTCTTGGTGCAGGAGAAATATTACTAACTTCTATGAATCATGATGGAACAAAAAATGGATTTGCTTTTGATATTACTAAAAAAATTTCTGAAAAAGTATCTATTCCAGTAATTGCATCAGGAGGAGCTGGTTGTTTAAAAGATTTTTATAATATATTTAAAAATGGAAAAGCTGATGCTGCTTTGGCTGCTAGTATTTTTCATTATAAAGAAATAGAGATTCCAATTTTAAAAAAATATTTAAATAATCATAATATTCCTGTTAGGATATAA
- a CDS encoding 1-(5-phosphoribosyl)-5-[(5-phosphoribosylamino)methylideneamino]imidazole-4-carboxamide isomerase gives MKNNYINNIIIAIDIINGKCVRLTKGDFSKKKIYNNNPLDIALLLEDNGISRLHLVDLDGAKKGKVVHWKILENITKKTDLIVDFSGGINKENDVKIAFENGASMVSIGTIAVNYPMLLKKLISIYGNDKIILGADVKNYNIVTSGWIKYHDIHILNFLKEKIIHGIKNVFCTDISKDGSLSGPSFTLYEKILEKFPGIKLIASGGISNIKDIKKLIDMGCYGVIIGKSFYEKKISFSDIKKLN, from the coding sequence ATGAAAAACAATTATATAAATAATATTATAATTGCTATAGATATTATAAATGGTAAATGTGTTAGATTGACAAAAGGAGATTTTTCAAAAAAAAAAATTTATAATAATAATCCTTTAGATATAGCTTTATTATTAGAAGATAATGGAATATCAAGGCTTCATTTAGTAGATTTAGATGGAGCTAAAAAAGGTAAAGTAGTACATTGGAAAATATTAGAAAATATAACTAAAAAAACTGATCTAATTGTAGATTTTAGTGGAGGTATTAATAAAGAAAATGATGTAAAAATTGCATTTGAAAATGGCGCTAGTATGGTTTCTATTGGAACTATTGCAGTAAATTATCCTATGTTATTAAAAAAATTAATTAGTATTTATGGAAATGATAAAATAATATTGGGAGCAGATGTAAAAAATTATAATATAGTAACTAGTGGATGGATAAAATATCATGATATACATATTTTAAATTTTTTAAAAGAAAAAATAATTCATGGAATAAAAAATGTATTTTGTACAGATATATCCAAAGATGGATCTTTATCTGGACCATCTTTTACTTTATATGAAAAAATTTTGGAAAAATTTCCTGGTATAAAATTAATTGCTAGTGGAGGTATTAGTAATATAAAAGATATAAAAAAATTGATAGATATGGGTTGTTATGGAGTAATAATAGGTAAATCTTTTTATGAAAAAAAAATATCATTTTCTGATATTAAAAAACTTAATTAA
- the hisH gene encoding imidazole glycerol phosphate synthase subunit HisH has product MKIIIIKYPTVNIQSVLFSLERIGIKAVITDSLESIQNAEKIILPGVGEASFAMRYLRKKKLDIILPKLKQPVLGICLGMQLLCKFSEESNTNCIGIFNLLVKKFNHTNDNKVPQVGWNTIYDLKGPLFDKIPNNSYQYFVHGYYVSLGKYTISKTRYIIDYSSAIQKNNFFAVQFHPEKSSYVGHKILENFIRLKI; this is encoded by the coding sequence ATGAAAATAATTATTATAAAATATCCAACAGTAAATATACAATCAGTTCTTTTTTCATTAGAAAGAATTGGAATAAAAGCAGTAATAACAGATTCTTTAGAATCTATTCAAAATGCAGAAAAAATTATACTTCCTGGTGTTGGTGAAGCTAGTTTTGCAATGAGGTATTTAAGAAAAAAAAAATTAGATATAATTTTACCTAAATTAAAACAACCAGTATTAGGAATATGCTTAGGAATGCAATTGCTTTGTAAATTTTCAGAAGAGAGTAATACCAATTGTATTGGAATTTTTAATCTATTAGTTAAAAAGTTTAATCATACAAATGATAACAAAGTACCTCAAGTTGGATGGAATACAATATATGATTTAAAAGGACCTTTATTTGATAAAATACCTAATAATAGTTATCAATATTTTGTTCATGGATATTATGTTTCATTAGGAAAATATACTATATCTAAAACTAGATATATAATTGATTATAGTTCTGCAATACAAAAAAATAACTTTTTTGCAGTACAATTTCATCCTGAAAAATCTTCTTATGTAGGACATAAAATATTAGAAAATTTTATTAGACTAAAAATATAA
- the hisB gene encoding bifunctional histidinol-phosphatase/imidazoleglycerol-phosphate dehydratase HisB, with translation MKKKILFIDRDGTIIEESSNNYQIDSIEKLIFYPRVIYFLSKISRKLNYDLVMVSNQDGLGTEKFPEKNFFIIHNHILNILKSEGIIFSSIHIDKTFKEEKSDTRKPGIAMLKSYLDNKFNYNITDSFVIGDRLTDVLLAKNIGCKSIWIRKKNRHYEDFTEEEKYYFSKINKNVINNEISLKTDNWKDIYNYLFNINKKKYLTYKRKTLETNVEISLSIYGSGKYNINTGIGFFDHLLQQISVHSLMDLYINVKGDLYVDEHHTIEDSGISLGEIFNQSLNKIGIERYGFYMLTMDDCLSKVVLDLGGREKLLWKTKFYRERIGNIPTEMFYHFFKSFCSSAKCNIYIYSVGKNEHHKIESIFKCFARAIKMAINKSNDNRIFSSKGIL, from the coding sequence ATGAAAAAAAAAATACTATTTATAGATAGAGATGGGACTATAATAGAAGAAAGTTCTAATAATTATCAAATAGATTCTATAGAAAAATTAATTTTTTATCCAAGGGTTATATATTTTTTATCAAAAATATCAAGAAAATTAAATTATGATTTAGTAATGGTATCAAATCAAGATGGATTAGGTACTGAAAAATTTCCAGAAAAAAATTTTTTTATTATACATAATCATATTTTAAATATATTAAAATCAGAAGGAATTATTTTTTCTTCTATTCATATAGATAAAACATTTAAAGAAGAAAAATCTGATACTAGAAAACCTGGTATTGCAATGTTAAAATCATATTTAGATAATAAATTTAACTATAATATTACTGATTCATTTGTTATAGGAGATAGGTTAACAGATGTATTATTAGCAAAAAATATAGGATGTAAATCTATATGGATAAGAAAAAAAAATCGTCATTATGAAGATTTTACAGAAGAAGAAAAATATTATTTTTCCAAAATAAATAAAAATGTTATTAATAATGAAATATCTTTAAAAACTGATAATTGGAAGGATATATATAATTATTTATTTAATATTAATAAAAAAAAATATTTAACATATAAACGAAAAACATTAGAAACTAATGTAGAAATTTCTCTTTCTATTTATGGAAGTGGAAAATATAATATTAATACGGGAATTGGTTTTTTTGATCATTTACTTCAACAAATATCAGTTCATAGCCTTATGGATCTTTATATTAATGTTAAAGGAGATCTATATGTAGATGAGCATCATACAATAGAAGATAGCGGAATTTCTTTAGGAGAAATTTTTAACCAATCTTTAAATAAAATAGGAATAGAACGTTATGGATTTTATATGCTTACAATGGATGATTGTTTATCTAAAGTTGTATTAGATTTAGGAGGTAGAGAAAAATTATTATGGAAAACTAAATTTTATAGAGAAAGAATTGGTAATATTCCTACAGAAATGTTTTATCATTTTTTTAAATCTTTTTGTTCATCCGCAAAATGTAATATATATATTTATTCTGTTGGTAAAAATGAACATCATAAAATAGAATCTATTTTTAAATGTTTTGCTAGAGCTATAAAAATGGCAATAAATAAATCTAATGATAATAGAATTTTTAGTTCTAAAGGAATATTATAA
- the hisC gene encoding histidinol-phosphate transaminase: MLKFNLLSLIRKNIVKLNPYSSARIEYNNYDNKKNKDIITFLDANENSFGSTLCEKNFYNRYPDPFQRKLKNKISKIKKISTSNIFLGNGSDEIIDLVYRIFSYPNIDNSIIFPPTYGMYEIMGKIHGVDVRSIPLNKEDYQINLNKLENIIDKYSKIIFICSPNNPTGNDIKEEYIINIINRFSGIVILDEAYIDFSNKESFSKKIEKYPNLVILQTLSKSWGLAGIRIGIGIASKEIINWMNKIKNPYNISETSQKIALNALENKNLFLCNLKNILIERNYVINEFKKISYINKIYPSSANFILIKVKNYSKKLYNYLVKKKIIVRDRSKIILCNHCLRITIGTKKENKFLIKNIKNFFKKMYR; the protein is encoded by the coding sequence ATGTTAAAATTTAATTTATTATCATTGATAAGAAAAAATATTGTAAAATTAAATCCATATAGTTCCGCAAGAATTGAATATAATAATTATGATAATAAAAAAAACAAAGATATTATAACATTTTTAGATGCAAATGAAAATTCATTTGGATCTACTTTATGCGAAAAAAATTTTTATAATAGATATCCTGATCCTTTTCAAAGAAAATTAAAAAATAAAATATCAAAAATAAAAAAAATTTCTACTTCTAATATTTTTTTAGGAAATGGAAGTGATGAAATTATAGATTTAGTATATAGAATATTTTCATATCCAAATATAGATAATTCAATTATATTTCCTCCTACATATGGTATGTACGAAATAATGGGAAAAATTCATGGAGTAGATGTTAGAAGTATTCCTTTAAATAAAGAGGATTATCAAATAAATTTAAATAAATTAGAAAATATTATTGATAAATATAGTAAAATTATATTTATTTGTTCACCAAATAATCCAACAGGAAATGATATAAAAGAAGAATATATAATAAACATTATAAATAGATTTTCTGGTATTGTAATTTTAGATGAAGCATATATAGATTTTTCTAATAAAGAATCTTTTTCTAAAAAAATTGAAAAATATCCTAATCTTGTTATATTACAAACATTATCAAAATCTTGGGGATTAGCCGGAATAAGAATAGGGATAGGAATTGCTTCAAAAGAAATTATTAATTGGATGAATAAAATAAAAAATCCATATAATATAAGTGAAACATCTCAAAAAATAGCACTAAATGCTCTTGAAAATAAAAATTTATTTTTATGTAACTTAAAAAATATTCTTATAGAAAGAAATTATGTGATAAATGAATTTAAAAAAATATCTTATATAAATAAAATATATCCTAGTTCAGCTAATTTTATTCTTATAAAAGTTAAAAATTATTCTAAAAAATTATATAACTATTTGGTTAAAAAAAAAATTATTGTTAGAGATAGATCAAAAATAATATTATGTAATCATTGTTTAAGGATTACAATTGGAACAAAAAAAGAAAATAAGTTTTTAATAAAAAATATTAAAAATTTTTTTAAAAAAATGTATAGATGA
- the hisD gene encoding histidinol dehydrogenase produces the protein MIKIYINPSFNDVLKSISDNRLLLTDNKILIQSVNSIINNVKKYGDEALKNYTRKYDHVNIDNFLVTEKEFNKSEKNISKDLKKSIKISYYNIKKFHKKQKKKELIIETSKDVFCWIKNVPIDKIGLYIPGGNAPLLSTVLMLGIPGKLSGCKNIILCTPPNNNGEVHPSILYTAKFLGINRIYKVGGAQAIAAMAYGTKSIPSVYKIFGPGNSYVTKAKQIITQKTNVSIDVPAGPSEVVIIADNIADPDYVVHDLLSQLEHDPKSFAIIITTNKIDWVKMVKINIEQKYLSLKEKKNILNKSIKNSKIIILPSLNDCFNLSNHIAPEHLIINCNDDLYWSNKVINAGSVFLGNYSPVSAGDYATGTNHVLPTNGFAKSYSGVSLNSFLKNITFQKLSKNGLKNLSYCINSLSSEEGLFAHKNSVNIRIKE, from the coding sequence ATGATTAAAATATATATTAATCCGTCATTTAATGACGTATTAAAATCTATTTCAGATAATAGATTATTATTAACAGATAACAAAATATTAATACAATCAGTTAATTCTATTATAAATAATGTTAAAAAATATGGAGATGAAGCTTTGAAAAATTACACTAGAAAATATGATCATGTTAACATAGACAATTTTTTGGTTACTGAAAAAGAATTTAATAAATCTGAAAAAAATATATCAAAAGATTTAAAAAAATCTATTAAAATATCATATTACAACATAAAAAAATTTCATAAAAAACAGAAAAAAAAAGAATTAATAATAGAAACTTCTAAAGATGTATTTTGTTGGATTAAAAATGTACCAATAGATAAAATTGGATTATATATACCTGGAGGAAATGCTCCTTTATTATCTACGGTTTTAATGTTGGGTATACCAGGAAAATTATCTGGATGTAAAAATATAATTTTATGTACTCCACCAAATAATAATGGAGAGGTTCATCCTTCTATTTTATATACAGCAAAATTTTTAGGAATAAATAGGATATATAAAGTAGGAGGGGCACAAGCTATTGCAGCTATGGCTTATGGAACTAAAAGTATTCCATCTGTATACAAAATATTTGGTCCAGGAAATTCTTACGTAACTAAAGCTAAACAAATTATTACTCAAAAAACAAATGTATCCATAGATGTTCCTGCAGGTCCTTCTGAAGTTGTTATTATAGCTGATAATATAGCAGATCCTGATTATGTTGTACACGATTTATTATCACAATTAGAACATGATCCAAAAAGTTTTGCTATAATAATTACTACAAATAAAATTGACTGGGTGAAAATGGTTAAAATAAACATAGAACAAAAATATCTTTCTTTGAAAGAAAAAAAAAACATTTTAAATAAATCTATAAAAAATAGTAAAATAATAATTTTACCTTCTTTGAATGATTGTTTTAATTTATCAAATCATATTGCACCAGAACATCTAATTATTAATTGTAATGATGATTTATATTGGAGTAATAAAGTTATAAATGCTGGTTCTGTATTTTTAGGAAATTATTCTCCAGTGAGCGCTGGAGATTATGCAACTGGAACTAATCATGTATTGCCTACTAATGGATTTGCAAAATCTTATAGTGGAGTATCTTTAAATAGTTTTTTAAAAAACATAACATTTCAAAAATTATCTAAAAATGGATTAAAAAATTTATCGTACTGTATTAATTCATTATCTTCAGAAGAAGGATTATTTGCGCATAAAAATTCTGTTAACATTAGAATAAAAGAATAA
- the hisG gene encoding ATP phosphoribosyltransferase has product MDKLKIAIQKSGRLYDDSIKLLKDCSIEINIGIDKLKTTALNFPLEVLFLRDDDIPQYLEDGVADIGIVGKNVLLEKRKKVKIKETLGFGKCRLSIAVPKSLSYKRLNDLNGKRIATSYPFLIKEFFIKKSINADIHEISGAVEIAPGIGLADCICDLVSSGSTLFMNGLKEVETILQSEAVLASNINLIYSKNIIMDKLLFRIRAVKKAKNNKYILLNVPNDRLEKIISYLPGIKSPVILPLANSECSSVHSVVNENDFWGIVENLKSLGAQDILVLPIEKIIL; this is encoded by the coding sequence ATGGATAAACTTAAAATAGCTATTCAAAAGTCAGGACGTCTTTATGACGACTCAATTAAATTATTGAAAGATTGTAGTATTGAAATTAATATAGGAATAGATAAATTAAAAACAACTGCGCTTAATTTTCCTTTGGAAGTATTATTTTTAAGAGATGATGATATACCTCAATATTTAGAAGATGGAGTAGCTGATATAGGAATTGTAGGAAAAAACGTATTATTAGAAAAAAGAAAAAAAGTAAAAATCAAAGAAACTTTAGGATTTGGAAAATGTAGATTATCTATAGCAGTTCCTAAGTCATTATCTTATAAAAGATTAAATGATTTAAATGGAAAAAGAATTGCCACAAGTTATCCATTTTTAATTAAAGAATTTTTTATAAAAAAAAGTATTAATGCTGATATACATGAAATATCAGGAGCAGTAGAAATTGCTCCTGGAATAGGATTAGCTGATTGCATTTGTGATTTAGTTAGTAGTGGATCCACATTATTTATGAATGGATTAAAAGAAGTAGAAACAATTCTTCAATCTGAAGCTGTATTAGCGTCTAACATTAATTTAATATATTCAAAAAATATAATAATGGATAAATTATTATTTAGGATAAGAGCAGTTAAAAAAGCAAAAAATAATAAATATATTTTACTTAATGTTCCTAATGATAGATTAGAAAAGATAATATCTTATCTTCCTGGAATTAAAAGTCCAGTTATATTGCCATTAGCAAATTCAGAGTGTAGTTCTGTACATTCAGTTGTAAATGAAAATGATTTTTGGGGAATTGTGGAGAATTTAAAATCACTTGGAGCTCAAGATATTTTAGTACTACCAATAGAAAAAATTATACTATAA